One stretch of Gouania willdenowi chromosome 16, fGouWil2.1, whole genome shotgun sequence DNA includes these proteins:
- the tent5aa gene encoding terminal nucleotidyltransferase 5A, whose protein sequence is MSVDDSSAASSVSDTESSNVSVLSWDQVQRLDAILTETIPIHGRGNFPTLEMQPRQIVRVVRSRMEENQIHVRDVRLNGSAASHILHEDSGLGFKDLDLIFCADMKGESDFQTVKDIVLDCLLDFLPDCVNKEKISPLTLKEAYVQKMVKVYTDSDRWSLISLSNNRGKNVELKFVNSLRRQFEFSVDSFQINLDSLLLFYECSENPMAETFHPTIMGESVYGDFGEALDHLRHKIICTRNPEEIRGGGLLKYCHLLVRGFQPASESEMKTLQRYMCSRFFIDFPDIGEQQRKLESYLQNHFVGLEDRKYDYLMTLHGVVNESTVCLMGHERRQTLGLIAMLAVRVLAEQNVIPNVANVTCYYQPAPYVADGNFSNYYIAQVQPVFACQQPAYSTWLPCN, encoded by the exons ATGTCGGTGGACGACAGTTCCGCCGCCAGCTCTGTTTCCGACACAGAAAGCAGTAACGTCAGTGTTCTGAGCTGGGACCAAGTGCAGCGTCTGGACGCCATTCTGACGGAGACCATCCCGATCCACGGCCGCGGAAACTTCCCCACGTTGGAGATGCAGCCGCGGCAGATCGTTCGAGTGGTGCGGAGTCGGATGGAGGAGAATCAGATCCACGTCCGGGACGTTCGTCTGAACGGCTCAGCAGCCAGTCACATCCTGCACGAGGACAGCGGACTGGGCTTCAAGGACCTGGACCTGATATTTTGTGCAGACATGAAAGGAGAAAGTGATTTCCAGACCGTGAAGGACATTGTTTTGGACTGCCTCCTGGATTTCTTACCTGACTGTGTGAATAAGGAGAAAATATCTCCATTAACCTTAAAG GAGGCATATGTTCAAAAGATGGTGAAGGTGTACACTGACTCAGACCGCTGGAGTCTCATCTCTCTGTCCAACAACCGGGGGAAGAATGTGGAGCTCAAGTTTGTGAATTCCCTCCGGCGTCAGTTTGAGTTCAGCGTGGACTCCTTCCAGATCAACCTGGACTCCCTGCTGCTGTTCTACGAGTGCTCGGAGAACCCCATGGCCGAGACCTTTCACCCCACCATCATGGGCGAGAGTGTCTATGGGGACTTCGGCGAGGCCTTGGATCACCTGCGCCACAAGATCATCTGCACCAGGAACCCAGAGGAGATCCGAGGCGGGGGCCTCCTGAAGTACTGTCACCTCCTGGTGAGGGGTTTCCAGCCTGCTTCTGAGTCTGAGATGAAGACCCTGCAGCGCTACATGTGCTCACGCTTCTTCATTGACTTCCCTGATATCGGGGAACAGCAGCGCAAGCTGGAGTCCTACCTTCAGAACCACTTTGTAGGTCTGGAGGACCGCAAATATGATTACCTGATGACCCTCCATGGAGTAGTCAACGAAAGCACTGTGTGCCTGATGGGACATGAGAGGCGGCAGACCCTCGGGCTCATTGCCATGCTGGCAGTGCGAGTACTCGCTGAGCAGAATGTCATCCCCAATGTGGCTAACGTTACATGTTACTACCAGCCTGCTCCTTATGTGGCAGATGGTAACTTCAGTAACTACTACATAGCGCAGGTCCAGCCGGTGTTTGCCTGCCAGCAGCCTGCGTACTCCACCTGGCTGCCATGTAACTGA